The following are encoded together in the Penicillium digitatum chromosome 3, complete sequence genome:
- a CDS encoding Malate dehydrogenase, with protein MFAARRTANLFQKRAFSASAINASKVAVLGAAGGIGQPLSLLLKLNPRVSELALYDIRGGPGVAADLSHINTNSTVTGYTPDASGLRDCLEGSEIILIPAGVPRKPGMTRDDLFNTNASIVRDLAKAAAEAAPKAHVLVIANPVNSTVPIVAEVYKARNVYDPKRLFGVTTLDVVRASRFISQVQSTNPSGEAVPVVGGHSGVTIVPLLSQSNHSSIAGQARDALVNRIQFGGDEVVKAKDGAGSATLSMAMAGARFAESLLRAAQGEKGVIEPTFVDSPLYKDQGIDFFASRVELGPNGVEQIHSVGEINEYEQGLLDACLADLKKNIQKGVEFVKANP; from the exons ATGTTTGCCGCTCGCCGTACTGCCAACCTCTTCCAGAAGCGTGCCTTCTCGGCCTCCGCTATCAAT GCCTCCAAGGTTGCTGTTCTCGGTGCCGCAGGTGGTATTGGCCAGCCTCTCTCGCTGTTGCTGAAGCTCAACCCTCGTGTTTCCGAGCTCGCTCTCTATGATATCCGCGGTGGACCCG GTGTCGCTGCTGATTTGAGCCACATCAACACCAACAGCACTGTTACCGGCTACACCCCCGATGCTTCCGGTCTCCGTGACTGCCTCGAGGGCTCCGAGATCATCCTTATTCCCGCTGGCGTCCCTCGCAAGCCTGGTATGACCCGTGATGACCTCTTCAACACCAACGCCTCCATCGTTCGCGATCTCGCCAAGGCCGCCGCTGAGGCCGCCCCCAAGGCCCACGTCCTGGTCATTGCCAACCCT GTCAACTCTACCGTCCCCATCGTCGCTGAGGTTTACAAGGCTCGCAATGTCTACGACCCCAAGCGTCTGTTCGGTGTTACTACCCTTGACGTCGTTCGTGCCTCGCGCTTCATCTCGCAGGTCCAGAGCACCAACCCTTCCGGCGAGGCTGTCCCCGTTGTTGGTGGCCACTCCGGTGTGACTATCGTCCCCCTGCTTTCGCAGTCCAACCACTCCTCCATCGCCGGTCAGGCCCGCGATGCCCTTGTTAACCGTATTCAGTTCGGTGGTGACGAGGTTGTCAAGGCCAAGGACGGTGCCGGCTCCGCCACCCTCTCCATGGCTATGGCCGGTGCCCGCTTCGCTGAGTCTCTCCTCCGCGCCGCCCAGGGCGAGAAGGGTGTCATCGAGCCCACCTTTGTTGACTCCCCTCTGTACAAGGACCAGGGTATCGATTTCTTCGCTTCCCGTGTCGAGCTCGGCCCCAACGGTGTTGAGCAGATCCACTCCGTTGGCGAGATCAACGAGTACGAGCAGGGTCTCCTCGATGCCTGTCTGGCTGACCTGAAGAAGAACATCCAGAAGGGTGTTGAATTCGTCAAGGCCAACCCTTGA
- a CDS encoding Bos1, putative, whose amino-acid sequence MNSLFNSALKQSSSIRRDLDTFSQSPTTSSPALQGQLAASLASLSRTVDDYSALSKKELILEKQQKAFDRIKNFRSELADYRAQFDRLRKEREDAQSITNRNELLGRRPHHAATPENPYAQSSLPQSTSTFAPSSSGLGFGANPADYNRETNALREQSFFSNTNNQLDDFLDRGRAVLADLGQQREVLKGTQRRLYSVANTLGVSGDTIRMVERRARQDKWIFWGGVVIFFLFCWAVLHFLR is encoded by the exons ATG AACTCGCTGTTCAATTCTGCTTTAAAGCAATCGTCGTCCATCCGCCGTGATCTGGACACCTTTTCACAGTCACCAACCACCTCATCACCCGCATTACAAG GCCAGCTTGCAGCCTCCTTGGCATCACTTTCCCGTACCGTCGACGACTACTCAGCGCTCTCCAAGAAGGAATTGATTCTCGAGAAACAACAAAAGGCATTCGACCGCATCAAAAATTTCCGAAGTGAGCTTGCAGACTACCGGGCACAATTCGATCGACTCCGCAAAGAACGCGAAGATGCG CAATCGATTACCAACCGCAATGAACTGCTAGGCCGTCGCCCACATCACGCTGCAACCCCAGAAAACCCCTATGCGCAGTCCTCACTCCCCCAGAGCACCTCGACCTTTGCACCCTCATCTTCAGGTCTCGGCTTTGGCGCTAACCCAGCGGACTACAACCGCGAAACCAACGCGCTGCGCGAGCAGTCCTTTTTCTCCAATACAAACAACCAGCTCGATGATTTCCTAGACCGAGGGAGGGCGGTCCTCGCCGACCTAGGGCAGCAGCGTGAAGTACTCAAGGGAACGCAGCGACGACTATACAGCGTTGCCAACACCCTTGGTGTGAGCGGCGATACAATCCGGATGGTGGAGCGGCGGGCGCGTCAGGATAAGTGGATTTTCTGGGGTGGAGTGGtgatttttttcttgttctgTTGGGCAGTGCTGCACTTCTTGCGGTAG
- a CDS encoding dihydrolipoamide acetyltransferase component of pyruvate dehydrogenase, with translation MYSSRAPPVDGIYHDESESTASLIDVDGPHVQTVESDFLKQDVQTTTQAERIEREAEEKEKREEEEKKKKKAKAHKVKSSSIRGNTSNPVFLANAAIATVIGAGLSFGAYKQHTKGNLSWELVGLTAGAVGVFGTVDYFVSKWFLQNKFPPK, from the exons ATGTACTCCAGCCGTGCTCCCCCGGTGGACGGGATCTACCACGATGAATCCGAGAGCACGGCCTCATTGATCGACGTCGATGGCCCCCATGTGCAGACTGTGGAGTCCGACTTCCTCAAGCAAGATGTCCAAACCACCACCCAGGCGGAGCGGATAGAGCGCGAAGctgaggagaaggagaagcgcgaggaggaggaaaagaagaagaagaaggctaAGGCCCACAAGGTGAAGAGCAGTAGTATCCGTGGAAACACCAGCAACCCTGTCTTCCTTGCCAATGCCGCTATCGCAACCGTGATCGGCGCAGGCCTCAGCTTCGGTGCCTACAAGCAACACACGAAGGGCAACCTCTCCTGGGAGCTGGTCGGACTCACTGCTGGTGCTGTTGGAGTCTTCGGTACGGTGGACTACTTTGTCAGCAA ATGGTTCCTGCAGAACAAGTTCCCTCCCAAATAG
- a CDS encoding Pyruvate dehydrogenase complex, dihydrolipoamide acetyltransferase component, putative, translated as MVASAIRMRTPSAMFMSRGAAAMRRPQVSSKLQEVIQAQLPALSALSRFYASKSFPPHTLISMPALSPTMTAGNIGVWQKNAGDVLQPGDVLVEIETDKAQMDFEFQDEGVLAKVLKESGEKDIAVGSPIAVLVEEGADVSAFESFTLADAGGDKSAAAEQKEEPKSAEPSIPAPAEEAPAAQEPETSDEKLQPSIDREPSISPAAKLLALEKGISIKGLKGTGRGGVITKEDVEKAKPATTAVSGEASFEEIPVSSMRKTIANRLKQSMAENPHYFVSTTLSVTKLLKLRQALNASAEGQYKLSVNDFLVKACAVALLKVPQVNSSWREENGQAVIRQHNTVDISVAVSTPTGLITPVVKNVQGLGLSSISKQIKDLGKRARENKLKPEEYQGGTFTISNMGMNAAVERFTAVINPPQAGILAVGTTRKVAVPVETEEGTTTEWDDQIVVTGSFDHKVVDGAVGGEWIKELKKVVENPLELLLWLEAQMNLWRYCYLYLPVHEHFLGINPSFPLELHPSHIPFLANLLPSNFLTRNTMSYAAAAAKGPKQSPEDA; from the exons ATGGTTGCGTCAGCTATTCGGATGCGCACCCCGAGCGCCATGTTCATGTCCAGAGGTGCCGCCGCCATGCGCCGGCCCCAGGTCTCCTCCAAGCTCCAGGAGGTGATTCA GGCCCAACTGCCTGCGCTCTCTGCTCTTTCCCGCTTCTATGCCTCCAAGT CTTTCCCTCCCCACACACTCATCAGCATGCCGGCACTTTCGCCGACAATGACCGCCGGAAACATTGGTGTGTGGCAGAAGAATGCCGGAGATGTCCTGCAGCCCGGTGATGTCTTGGTTGAGATCGAAACCGACAAGGCACAGATGGATTTTGAGTTCCAGGATGAGGGTGTCCTCGCTAAGGTTCTCAAGGAGAGCGGCGAGAAGGATATCGCTGTTGGCTCG CCCATTGCCGTTCTTGTTGAGGAAGGTGCTGATGTCTCTGCCTTCGAGTCATTTACTCTGGCTGATGCGGGTGGTGACAAGTCTGCCGCCGCTGAGCAGAAGGAGGAGCCCAAGAGCGCTGAGCCCTCAATCCCGGCCCCAGCTGAGGAGGCACCTGCCGCCCAAGAGCCCGAGACTTCGGACGAGAAGCTCCAGCCTAGCATTGACCGTGAGCCCTCTATTAGCCCCGCCGCTAAGCTCTTGGCCCTCGAGAAGGGTATATCCATCAAGGGCCTCAAGGGGACCGGTCGTGGTGGTGTCATCACCAAGGAGGATGTTGAGAAGGCCAAGCCCGCCACTACTGCCGTCTCCGGCGAGGCTTCGTTCGAGGAAATCCCCGTCAGCTCGATGCGTAAGACCATTGCCAACCGCCTGAAGCAGTCCATGGCCGAGAACCCCCACTACTTCGTCTCTACCACTCTCTCGGTTACCAAGCTTCTGAAACTCCGCCAGGCCCTTAACGCTTCCGCTGAGGGCCAGTACAAGCTTTCCGTCAACGACTTCTTGGTCAAGGCATGCGCTGTTGCCCTTCTCAAAGTTCCCCAGGTCAACTCCAGCTGGCGCGAGGAGAACGGCCAGGCCGTGATCCGTCAGCACAATACTGTTGACATCAGCGTCGCTGTGTCTACCCCCACTGGTCTGATCACCCCGGTCGTCAAGAACGTTCAGGGTCTCGGACTCTCCAGCATCTCCAAGCAGATTAAGGATCTTGGCAAGCGTGCCCGCGAGAACAAGCTTAAGCCCGAGGAGTACCAGGGCGGCACTTTCACTATCTCTAACATGGGCATGAACGCTGCTGTCGAGCGCTTCACCGCTGTCATCAACCCCCCGCAGGCCGGTATCCTGGCTGTTGGCACCACCCGCAAGGTTGCCGTCCCTGTCGAGACCGAGGAGGGCACCACTACCGAATGGGACGACCAGATCGTCGTGACTGGTAGCTTTGACCACAAGGTGGTTGACGGTGCCGTTGGTGGCGAATGGATCAAGGAGCTGAAGAAGGTCGTCGAGAACCCTCTGGAGCTTCTGCT GTGGCTTGAGGCTCAG ATGAATCTTTGGAGATACTGCTACTTGTATCTACCTGTACACGAGCA CTTCCTTGGTATAAATCCTTCTTTCCCTCTCGAACTCCATCCTTCCCACATCCCGTTTCTAGCAA ATTTATTACCCTCTAATTTCCTCACGCGCAACACCATGTCTTACGCCGCCGCAGCTGCAAAGGGCCCCAAGCAGTCCCCCGAGGAT GCGTGA
- a CDS encoding Guanyl-nucleotide exchange factor (Sec7), putative translates to MADIELGSEPTPSIEMPEKPVDTPDISPTAPNSDKPTLPEQSESQEINQKGDEEVSEDQEDEKKPEVPLKDETEQETQTNGPPTIQEPPREDNDAIEIRLRSDSRSTTATFMTQRSSPISSTVFIVTALDNIAASRDARRDKKLEDATQVALANIRQPDRQAIDPELIFRPLHLASKAPSIPLQVTALDCIGKLITYSYFAFPSAETDKNASREQPPLIERAIDAICDCFENEATAVEIQQQIIKSLLAAVLNDKIVVHGAGLLKAVRQIYNIFIYSKSSQNQQIAQGSLTQMVSTVFDRVRTRMDLKELRVRELEKPSSSIDASASDVGQTSEAASMSVVDQPVTKEPTAEKLTLQSFESPKEVTTVNDNAPTTVTRAKRSTTRSMSGIPEERDDDSSAEDDVDEIYVKDAFLVFRALCKLSHKVLTHEQQQDVKSQNMRSKLLSLHLIHYLINNHTATFLSPLAAIKNSSSSVDGMNLLLAVRPHLCLSLSRNGSSAVPHVFKVCCEIFWLMLKDMRVMMKKELEVFLKEIYLAILEKRGAPAFQKQYFMEILERLGGDPRALVEIYLNYDCDRTALENIFQNIIEQLSRYSSVPVVTTSSQQHQYQEQHTKMTAIGSEWHHRGNLPPSLTSAHIVPTPPPPMPHIPSEYGLKQQGLECLVEILRSLDNWATQRIDEQPEAAIPSKSMDNSRESLDTSVLVSPHPESFESGTGRSTPMPEDDPNQIEKVKQRKITLTNAIQQFNFKPKRGIKAFLKEGFIQSESPEEIASFLLRTDRIDKAMLGEYLGEGEPENIAIMHAFVNLMEFTKRRFVESLRSFLQHFRLPGEAQKIDRFMLKFAERYTTQNPNAFANADTAYVLAYSVILLNTDQHSTKMKGRRMTKEDFIKNNRGINDNQDLPSDYLGAIYEEIGSNEIVLYTEQEHAANLNPQPPAPTGLATRAGQVFATVGRDIQGEKYAQASEEMANKTEQLYRSLIRAQRKTAIKDALSHFIPATSDRHVGSMFNVTWMSFLSGLSAPMQDTSSLETIRLCMEGLKLSIRISCAFELETPRVAFVTALAKFTNLGNVREMMAKNVEALKALLDVAFTEGNHLQGSWRDVLTCVSQLDRLQLLSDGVDEGSLPDVSRAPSSADTSRRSMQSTRRARPRSVNGPTAFRPEVAMESRSADMIRGVDRIFTNTANLSHEAIIDFVRALSEVSWQEIQSSGHTDSPRTYSLQKLVEISYYNMTRVRIEWSKIWDVLGQHFNQVGCHSNTMVVFFALDSLRQLSMRFMEIEELPGFKFQKDFLKPFEHVMANSTTAAVKDMILRCLIQMIQARGDNIRSGWKTMFGVFTVAAREPYEGIVNMAFDHVTQVYNTRFGIVITQGAFADLIVCLTEFSKNSKFQKKSLQAIETLRSTVTKMLRTPECPLSHRGASAATFQDNGTNLAKQLTRQSQEEQFWYPILIAFQDVLMTGDDLEVRSRALTYLFDTLIRHGGDFPRDFWDVLWRQLLYPIFVVLQSKSEMSKVPNHEDLSVWLSTTMIQALRNMITLFTHYFDALEYMLSRFLELLTLCICQENDTIARIGSNCLQQLILQNVAKFKQEHWSQIVGAFVELFSKTTAYELFTAAVSMSKPAEAVNGSPTQSPDAAVATGDLPDALQPNGSQSTSSLHESGDPPVQSEARAELEDYRPQSDHQQPAAVTAARRRYFNRIITNCVLQLLMIETVHELFSNETVYAQIPSVELLRLMGLLKKSYQFAKKFNEDKDLRMLLWRQGFMKQPPNLLKQESGSASTYVHILFRMYHDEREERQSSRAETEAALIPLCGDIIRSFVRLEEDTQHRNIVAWRPVVVDVIDGYTNFPLDDFNRYIEIFYPLGVELLSRDLNPEIRVALQSLLRRIGEVRLGIALPNPLDVPISPRSSISQKASRHDSLV, encoded by the exons ATGGCGGACATTGAACTTGGCTCTGAGCCGACACCATCCATTGAAATGCCTGAGAAACCTGTCGATACCCCCGACATATCTCCCACAGCACCAAACTCCGACAAGCCAACACTGCCCGAGCAGTCCGAGTCACAAGAAATAAACCAGAAGGGTGACGAGGAAGTATCTGAGGAccaggaagatgaaaaaaaaccagagGTTCCACTCAAGGACGAGACTGAACAAGAAACCCAAACAAACGGACCACCCACGATTCAGGAACCCCCCCGGGAGGACAACGATGCGATAGAAATCAGGCTGCGCTCAGATTCGCGGTCAACAACCGCTACGTTTATGACGCAGCGATCTAGTCCGATTAGCTCGACAGTCTTTATTGTGACGGCTCTGGACAACATTGCTGCTTCGCGCGACGCCCGGAGGGACAAAAAGCTGGAGGATGCCACACAGGTGGCCCTGGCCAATATCAGGCAGCCTGATAGGCAAGCAATTGATCCGGAGCTTATCTTTCGTCCTCTGCATCTGGCAAGTAAAGCCCCCAGCATTCCTCTGCAGGTTACTGCATTGGACTGCATAGGAAAGTTGATCACATACTCCTATTTCGCATTCCCATCCGCCGAGACAGACAAAAATGCATCCCGGGAACAACCTCCACTTATTGAGCGTGCTATCGATGCGATCTGCGACTGCTTCGAAAATGAAGCTACGGCAGTTGAAATCCAACAGCAGATCATCAAATCGCTGTTGGCAGCGGTCCTGAATGATAAGATTGTGGTGCATGGAGCGGGTCTCCTAAAAGCCGTCCGCCAAATCTACAACATCTTTATCTACTCTAAATCCAGCCAAAACCAGCAGATCGCTCAGGGGTCGCTCACACAAATGGTCAGCACAGTCTTTGATCGAGTCCGGACGCGGATGGATCTCAAAGAGCTCCGAGTGCGAGAGCTGGAAAAGCCATCATCTTCCATTGATGCATCGGCGAGTGATGTGGGCCAAACCTCAGAGGCGGCTTCCATGTCCGTGGTTGATCAGCCTGTAACTAAAGAGCCCACCGCTGAGAAGCTTACCTTGCAAAGTTTTGAGTCGCCTAAAGAGGTAACTACTGTCAACGACAATGCGCCAACTACAGTTACGCGCGCTAAGCGTTCAACAACGAGATCGATGTCGGGCATACCCGAGGAGAGAGACGACGATAGCTCGGCCGAGGACGATGTGGACGAAATTTATGTGAAGGACgcttttttggttttccGAGCGCTCTGCAAGTTGAGCCATAAAGTCCTGACTCACGAGCAGCAGCAAGATGTCAAATCTCAGAACATGAGGTCGAAGCTTCTTTCGCTACACTTGATTCACTATCTTATCAACAACCACACCGCAACCTTTTTATCCCCCCTGGCAGCAATCAAGAACAGCTCATCCAGCGTGGATGGAATGAACCTCCTTCTAGCTGTTCGGCCCCATTTGTGCCTAAGTCTAAGTCGTAATGGCTCTAGCGCCGTGCCTCATGTCTTCAAAGTTTGCTGTGAGATTTTCTGGCTGATGCTGAAGGACATGAGAGTCATGATGAAAAAGGAGCTCGAGGTGTTCTTGAAAGAGATCTATCTGGCCATTCTCGAGAAGCGCGGGGCTCCTGCGTTCCAAAAGCAGTACTTCATGGAAATTCTGGAGAGGCTAGGTGGTGATCCACGAGCTCTGGTCGAAATATATCTCAACTACGACTGTGACAGAACCGCATTGGAAAACATCTTCCAAAA TATCATTGAGCAGTTGTCCCGATACTCGAGTGTGCCGGTTGTAACAACATCTTCTCAGCAGCATCAATACCAAGAACAGCATACAAAAATGACAGCCATTGGCTCTGAATGGCACCATCGAGGAAACCTTCCTCCTTCGTTGACAAGTGCCCACATTGTCCCTACTCCACCGCCCCCGATGCCTCACATTCCATCGGAGTACGGATTGAAGCAGCAGGGTCTGGAATGTCTCGTAGAGATACTGCGCTCACTGGACAATTGGGCCACACAACGTATTGATGAGCAGCCCGAGGCAGCCATCCCTTCCAAATCGATGGACAACTCCCGTGAGTCTTTGGATACAAGCGTCCTTGTTTCACCGCATCCCGAGTCTTTCGAGAGTGGAACAGGCCGGTCCACACCTATGCCCGAAGACGACCCGAATCAGATCGAAAAAGTCAAGCAGCGAAAAATTACTCTCACAAATGCCATACAACAATTCAATTTCAAGCCCAAGCGTGGCATCAAGGCCTTCCTGAAAGAAGGATTCATCCAATCTGAGTCTCCCGAAGAAATTGCCAGCTTCTTGCTTCGAACAGACCGTATTGACAAGGCCATGCTGGGAGAGTATCTTGGTGAGGGAGAGCCAGAAAACATTGCCATAATGCATGCTTTTGTCAATCTGATGGAATTTACGAAGCGACGCTTTGTTGAGTCCCTGCGCTCGTTTTTGCAGCATTTCCGCCTGCCTGGTGAAGCCCAAAAGATCGATCGGTTTATGCTGAAGTTTGCCGAACGGTACACAACTCAAAACCCCAATGCCTTCGCCAACGCTGACACCGCATATGTCCTTGCGTACTCGGTGATTCTACTTAACACGGATCAGCACAGTACGAAAATGAAGGGCCGCCGTATGACCAAGGAGGACTTCATCAAGAACAACCGCGGGATCAATGACAATCAAGACCTGCCATCTGACTATCTTGGGGCCATATACGAAGAGATTGGAAGCAACGAAATCGTGCTATACACCGAGCAAGAACATGCTGCCAACCTCAATCCCCAACCCCCCGCTCCCACTGGCCTTGCGACCAGAGCTGGACAGGTGTTTGCTACCGTTGGACGAGACATCCAGGGTGAGAAATACGCACAGGCTTCTGAGGAAATGGCGAACAAGACAGAACAACTCTATCGTTCCCTCATTCGGGCCCAACGCAAGACAGCAATTAAAGATGCACTTTCACACTTCATTCCTGCAACATCAGATCGCCATGTTGGGTCAATGTTCAACGTCACCTGGATGTCTTTCTTATCTGGTCTGTCTGCGCCGATGCAGGACACTTCGAGCCTGGAAACCATCCGGCTCTGCATGGAGGGACTCAAACTGTCCATCCGGATCAGCTGTGCCTTCGAGCTAGAGACTCCCCGTGTGGCATTTGTGACTGCCTTGGCGAAGTTCACTAACCTCGGAAACGTAAGGGAGATGATGGCCAAAAATGTCGAGGCGCTGAAAGCCTTGCTTGATGTCGCCTTCACCGAGGGCAACCACCTTCAGGGCTCGTGGCGAGATGTTTTGACATGTGTCAGTCAACTTGATCGGCTCCAACTCCTGAGTGATGGTGTTGATGAGGGATCGCTGCCTGACGTTTCAAGGGCACCCTCATCAGCAGATACCTCCCGCAGATCTATGCAAAGTACACGGCGCGCTCGCCCTCGTTCTGTGAATGGACCAACCGCTTTCCGTCCAGAAGTTGCTATGGAGAGCCGTTCGGCAGACATGATTCGCGGCGTGGACCGTATCTTCACCAATACTGCCAATCTGTCGCATGAAGCCATTATTGACTTCGTTCGGGCCTTGAGCGAGGTCAGCTGGCAAGAAATTCAATCTTCCGGTCACACAGATTCACCCCGAACCTACAGTTTGCAAAAGCTTGTTGAGATCAGTTACTACAACATGACTCGTGTCAGGATTGAGTGGTCCAAGATCTGGGATGTCTTGGGTCAGCACTTCAATCAAGTTGGCTGCCACTCTAATACCATGGTTGTCTTTTTTGCTTTGGATTCGCTCCGACAACTTTCGATGCGCTTCATGGAGATTGAGGAGTTGCCTGGCTTCAAGTTCCAAAAGGACTTCCTTAAGCCTTTTGAACACGTGATGGCAAACAGCACCACTGCTGCTGTCAAGGACATGATCCTACGGTGTCTGATCCAAATGATTCAAGCCCGTGGCGACAACATCCGTTCGGGATGGAAAACCATGTTTGGTGTCTTCACAGTCGCAGCAAGGGAACCTTATG AGGGAATCGTAAACATGGCTTTTGACCATGTTACACAAGTCTACAACACTAGATTTGGCATAGTGATCACCCAAGGTGCCTTTGCAGATCTCATTGTATGCCTGACTGAATTCTCAAAGAACTCAAAGTTTCAAAAGAAATCGTTGCAGGCAATTGAAACCCTCAGGTCTACCGTCACTAAAATGCTAAGGACTCCAGAATGTCCCTTATCACACCGCGGTGCTTCGGCGGCCACATTCCAGGACAATGGAACCAATCTTGCTAAACAACTTACCCGTCAATCACAAGAGGAGCAGTTCTGGTATCCGATTCTCATCGCATTCCAAGATGTACTTATGACAGGAGATGATCTCGAGGTCCGCTCAAGGGCGCTCACATACCTCTTCGATACGCTCATCCGACACGGTGGCGATTTTCCTAGGGACTTTTGGGATGTCCTCTGGAGACAGCTCCTCTATCCGATTTTTGTGGTCCTGCAGTCTAAGTCTGAAATGTCCAAAGTTCCGAACCACGAGGATCTTTCAGTTTGGCTGTCTACGACAATGATCCAGGCGCTACGGAACATGATCACTTTATTCACGCACTATTTTGATGCTTTGGAGTACATGCTGAGCCGCTTCTTGGAATTGCTGACATTGTGCATATGTCAAGAAAATGACACGATTGCACGAATTGGCAGCAACTGCCTGCAACAGCTGATTTTGCAGAATGTTGCAAAGTTCAAACAGGAGCATTGGTCCCAGATTGTTGGGGCATTCGTGGAGCTCTTCAGCAAAACGACAGCTTATGAACTTTTCACGGCTGCTGTCTCGATGTCTAAGCCAGCAGAGGCAGTTAATGGGAGCCCCACGCAGTCTCCGGATGCTGCTGTAGCAACAGGAGATTTGCCTGATGCGTTGCAGCCCAACGGATCTCAAAGCACATCTTCTCTCCATGAAAGTGGAGATCCTCCTGTTCAAAGTGAAGCCCGCGCCGAATTAGAAGACTATCGCCCTCAGTCAGACCATCAGCAACCTGCAGCTGTCACTGCAGCTCGACGCCGATACTTCAACCGCATCATCACGAATTGTGTTCTGCAGCTGCTGATGATTGAAACTGTCCACGAACTTTTCTCGAACGAAACTGTCTATGCACAGATCCCCAGTGTTGAGCTTCTCCGGCTCATGGGACTGCTGAAAAAGAGTTATCAGTTCGCCAAGAAGTTCAACGAGGATAAAGACTTGCGGATGCTACTCTGGCGTCAAGGATTCATGAAGCAACCCCCTAATCTATTGAAGCAAGAGAGCGGCAGTGCCTCTACCTACGTGCATATCCTCTTCCGAATGTATCACGATGAGCGCGAGGAAAGACAGAGCAGTCGCGCGGAAACCGAGGCTGCACTAATTCC ACTCTGTGGGGACATTATCCGCAGTTTCGTCCGCCTTGAAGAAGACACCCAGCACCGCAACATCGTCGCTTGGCGTCCGGTGGTGGTTGATGTCATTGATGGATATACCAATTTCCCGCTGGATGACTTTAATAGGTATATCGAGATATTTTACCCTCTCGGAGTTGAGCTTCTGAGCCGTGATCTCAACCCGGAAATTCGCGTTGCCCTCCAGTCTCTACTGCGCCGGATCGGCGAGGTCCGACTGGGCATTGCTCTGCCCAATCCCCTGGACGTTCCCATCAGCCCGCGCAGCTCCATCTCTCAAAAAGCCTCGCGCCATGATAGCCTGGTCTGA
- a CDS encoding Siroheme synthase Met8, putative has translation MAKFPEVQGGGSLILAWQIRDKHVLVVGGGEVAAGRILNALDADARVTVVCPAAGLNEEVAFRVTEKQVTHVDRNFEPSDLDNVDMVLCAIDDPEASTQVWKLCKQRRITANIADVPPECDFYFGSVHRDGPLQIMVSTNGNGPKLASIVRKKIAETLPLNMGAAIENVGKLRKKLREVAPKPDQGPKRMKWMSGVCETWNLDDLVQMSEKDMDSILSFYESGKIPTPEEVQKK, from the exons ATGGCTAAGTTCCCAGAAGTACAAGGTGGAGGTTCATTGATACTCGCTTGGCAAATTAGAGACAAGCATGTTCTAGTCGTAGGGGGTGGGGAG GTTGCTGCAGGACGCATCCTCAACGCTCTCGATGCTGACGCCCGGGTTACTGTTGTTTGTCCAGCCGCTGGACTAAATGAAGAAGTGGCTTTCAGAGTGACAGAAAAGCAAGTCACACACGTTGATCGAAACTTCGAGCCATCCGACCTCGACAATGTGGACATGGTGCTATGTGCCATCGACGACCCTGAAGCTTCAACGCAGGTCTGGAAACTCTGCAAGCAGAGGCGAATTACTGCCAATATTGCTGATGTCCCACCTGAATGTGATTTCTATTTTGGAAGTGTTCACCGCGATGGGCCATTGCAGATTATGGTGAGCACAAATGGGAACGGGCCTAAGCTAGCCAGTATTGTGCGGAAAAAGATCGCAGAGACTTTGCCATTGAACATGGGGGCAGCTATTGAGAACGTGGGAAAACTACGGAAGAAGCTCCGAGAGGTTGCGCCGAAGCCTGACCAAGGCCCCAAGAGAATGAAATG GATGTCCGGCGTCTGCGAAACATGGAATCTCGATGATCTTGTACAGATGTCAGAAAAGGACATGGACAGCATATTATCCTTTTATGAGTCGGGTAAGATTCCTACTCCAGAGGAAGTGCAAAAAAAGtaa